The proteins below are encoded in one region of Cucurbita pepo subsp. pepo cultivar mu-cu-16 chromosome LG10, ASM280686v2, whole genome shotgun sequence:
- the LOC111803216 gene encoding serine/threonine-protein phosphatase 4 regulatory subunit 3-like isoform X1 — protein MSVSEITEDEEEVSKFIDPEVQKERIRQILKYQKSVYSSSSSSSSSSSSSSSSSISTSASSSRSCSLLDLMKAGNTSLRRLFDMQHTSLATYFDKYSGSPTIKPIPLWGSDSDVETCDAWASIKIGLSHDSRSRGTNCTSNGIFMDRNTGPRNSTVRVNKHKLTRKKSFRKLPGFGLLWRSGRFRVRIRNFCSRCLQYNTRVGKSPCYID, from the exons ATGTCAGTATCAGAGATAACTGAGGATGAAGAAGAGGTATCTAAGTTTATTGATCCTGAAGTCCAAAAGGAAAGAATCCGACAAATACTCAAGTACCAGAAATCTGTgtattcttcatcttcatcttcatcttcatcttcatcttcatcttcatcttcttctatcTCAACCTCGGCATCATCTTCCAGAAGCTGTAGTTTACTAGACTTGATGAAAGCAGGAAACACTTCTCTCAGGAGATTATTTGACATGCAGCATACTAGTTTGGCCACCTATTTTGATAAGTACAGTGGATCACCCACGATAAAGCCTATACCATTATGGGGCAGTGATTCTGATGTAGAAACCTGTGATGCTTGGGCATCCATCAAGATCGGACTCTCACATGATTCTAGATCTCGCGGAACTAATTGCACATCAAATGGTATTTTCATGGACAGAAACACAGGGCCTCGGAATAGCACGGTAAGGGTTAACAAACACAAGTTAACTAGGAAAAAGTCATTTCGGAAGCTACCTGGATTTGGTCTGCTATGGAGAAGCGGAAGATTTAGAGTCCGGATCAG GAATTTCTGCTCTAGATGTCTTCAGTACAACACCCGTGTCGGCAAATCTCCTTGTTATATTGACTAA
- the LOC111803214 gene encoding serine/arginine repetitive matrix protein 2-like: MFTDETDAELAMLFDMRTVEKEMDSENLPHRSYTEDVDPNSETVSFSSSEPNNDGECSPISKNFVSPVPPRKIKTEDFMDSENEKSDYDWLLTPPGTSIFPSMETESQKNATDRSDMLNSRSTALKPKLVNIQEESNKMSNIASKHPNFQSVQLNSSCASNRKTSSKASAATTASRSATPTSRPTLTKSTKPSRSSTPTSRVNTKASAPPMRSSTPAKTTARSSTPTERSMGTTKQTSRSATPNRCPSKPTCSSSVSHPNGRSTSTSKFNARSSSNPRPSRGPFPSIKTRPSKPSEVPNFSLDEAGPASATKGRPVVVSSAKSLSGRTMSNGKTRQKPSSPTKQLGSNSGKVFPFKQRIRSSDDNEVSPVVMGTKMVERVVNMRKLARPKQDDYRPSSGDPTSKSSADVSGFGRTLSNKSLDMALRHMDITRSISSKVRPVNTKTQSSSMDNGNSRSAKVGTIGISDSPLATSSNGKSAPSVWSSSIRLDGSETEDNDLAMEILSS; encoded by the exons ATGTTTACAGACGAGACGGACGCAGAGCTCGCAATGTTGTTCGATATGCGAACGGTTGAGAAGGAAATGGATAGTGAGAATCTGCCGCATAGGAGCTATACGGAGGATGTTGatcctaattcagaaaccgtTTCGTTTTCGAGTTCCG AACCTAATAATGATGGTGAATGTTCTCCCATCTCCAAGAATTTTGTTTCACCTGTTCCACCGCGGAAGATCAAAACGGAGGATTTTATGGattcagaaaatgaaaaatctgatTATGACTG GCTCCTCACACCACCTGGAACCTCAATCTTTCCATCAATGGAGACGGAATCACAGAAAAATGCAACAGATAGGAGTGATATGCTGAATTCTCGTTCCACTGCTCTGAAACCTAAG CTAGTAAACATCCAGGAAGAGTCTAACAAAATGAGTAATATAGCTTCCAAGCATCCTAATTTTCAATCTGTACAACTGAATTCTTCATGTGCTAGCAATAGAAAAACATCATCTAAGGCTTCTGCAGCTACTACTGCCTCCAGATCTGCGACACCAACTTCACGGCCAACATTAACTAAAAGTACAAAGCCTTCAAGATCATCCACGCCAACTTCACGAGTCAACACTAAAGCTTCAGCGCCTCCGATGAGGTCTTCAACGCCTGCAAAAACTACTGCTCGGTCTTCAACACCAACTGAAAGATCCATGGGAACTACAAAGCAAACATCTAGATCAGCAACGCCTAATCGCTGTCCATCAAAGCCAACATGTTCGTCTAGTGTATCACATCCCAATGGTCGATCAACTTCGACATCGAAGTTTAATGCTAGAAGTTCTAGTAATCCAAGACCTTCTCGGGGGCCCTTTCCATCCATTAAAACCAGACCTTCAAAGCCCTCTGAGGTGCCAAATTTTTCACTTGATGAAGCTGGGCCAGCTTCAGCCACCAAGGGAAGGCCAGTAGTAGTGAGTAGTGCTAAATCATTATCCGGCAGGACTATGTCTAATGGGAAAACTAGGCAGAAACCAAGCTCTCCTACGAAGCAACTTGGCTCAAACAGTGGTAAAGTATTTCCATTCAAGCAAAGAATACGTTCCTCTGATGATAATGAGGTTAGCCCTGTGGTCATGGGGACAAAGATGGTTGAAAGGGTAGTCAACATGAGAAAGCTTGCCCGTCCAAAGCAAGACGACTACCGCCCGAGCAGCGGTGATCCTACCAGCAAGTCCTCTGCTGACGTCTCTGGCTTCGGAAGAACACTTTCAAACAAATCACTAGATATGGCATTGAGGCACATG GATATAACACGAAGCATTTCGAGTAAAGTACGGCCAGTGAATACAAAAACTCAGTCTTCCTCCATGGACAATGGCAATTCAAGGTCTGCAAAAGTTGGAACGATTGGAATTTCAGACTCTCCCCTTGCTACTAGCAGCAATGGCAAGTCTGCACCAAGCGTATGGAGTAGTTCCATTCGTCTAGATGGCAGTGAGACCGAAGATAATGACCTTGCCATGGAGATATTATCGTCCTAG
- the LOC111803240 gene encoding protein yippee-like — protein sequence MGRLLLTTLEGNFYSCKHCKTHLALQKDIISRTFHCRHGKAYLFNNIVNVTVGELEKRMLITGLHTVVDIFCVGCGSILGWKYEIAHDKSQKYKEGKYILEMLKVLGPDGNSYLASHDPQLAGSDGDDA from the exons ATGGGAAGGCTACTTTTGACTACTCTGGAAGGAAATTTCTATAGTTGCAAACACTGTAAAACTCATCTCGCCCTTCAGAAAGACATAATTTCAAGG ACTTTTCATTGCAGGCATGGGAAGGCGTACTTGTTTAATAACAT TGTCAATGTCACAGTTGGAGAACTAGAAAAGCGGATGTTGATCACAGGATTGCACActgttgttgacatatttTGTGTTGGTTGTGGCTCAATTCTTGGTTGGAAATAT GAGATTGCACATGACAAATCCCAAAAGTACAAGGAAGGGAAATATATCCTTGAAAT GTTGAAGGTGTTGGGTCCTGATGGAAACAGCTACTTAGCAAGCCATGATCCGCAGCTTGCAGGAAGCGATGGCGACGATGCTTGA
- the LOC111804005 gene encoding RNA polymerase II C-terminal domain phosphatase-like 2 isoform X1, translated as MSRLGFKSVVFHGDVRLGELDAIPATDQNFQFPNNEIRIHRISPPSERCPPLSVLQTISSFSLRSKLQSSLPVEQPHLIQLHYSCFHELKTAIVLIGDEEIHLVAMPSKQKNFPCFWCFAVPCGLYLSCLGMLNLRCLSIVFDLDETLIVANTMKSFEDRIEALRLWIGRETDPLRISGMSAELKRYMDDRSLLKQYIEHDTVNDNGRIFKVQLEEVPPLNGNCEKVVRPIIRLQDKNIVLTRINPEIRDTSVLVRLRPAWEELRSYLIARGRKRFEVYVCTMAERDYALEMWRLLDPEAHLIATKQLLDRVVCVKSGSRKSLLNVFQSGSCHPKMAMVIDDRSKVWEDKDQPRVHVVPAFTPYYAPQAEAASVVPVLCVARNVACDVRGCYFKEFDESLLRRILEISYEDEVADLPPAPDVSSYLMSEEAGFVSNENVNAPICEGMNGVEVERRLNQPDDKHVIDMANNPTTSQTDVRADTPQLPLPLNTNVIGPKSLRTLLPSQKPGLLGAPIRRDLSADHDMKRGLLAMKPGIDLRTQNFGDPPILSRMPGHLPPCGLQVQGSSLVDDDSSKGPQNSRSSGLVQESDASKADKPRSSNNSQVLAGVAISQNRATSNNKEYQTEAGKVTIPPPPSLYIGVLQDIGRRCSSKVEFKTVVSTSKDLQFSVEVLFTGEKIGVGLGKTRKDAQQQAAENALHNLADKYAAHMKPLLGPVDTDLDKLSIGAENGFLWDTVAPAVNELPKEDVSHKENNSEASDEPGSANSDSANQQQQQQHVQKRLSSPRSFPSKRSKEDEVHGPQYLAAASWQQQKNGHSIT; from the exons ATGAGCCGCTTAGGGTTCAAATCGGTGGTCTTTCACGGCGACGTGCGTCTTGGGGAACTAGACGCTATTCCGGCGACAGACCAGAATTTTCAGTTTCCGAACAACGAGATTAGAATCCACCGCATATCGCCGCCCAGTGAGAGATGCCCTCCCCTTTCAGTTCTTCAGacaatttcttcattttctctcaGGTCTAAGCTACAATCTTCCTTGCCTGTTGAGCAGCCGCACTTGATCCAGCTTCACTACTCCTGCTTCCATGAATTGAAG ACGGCAATTGTGTTGATTGGGGACGAGGAAATTCACCTGGTTGCAATGCCGAGCAAGCAAAAGAACTTTCCGTGCTTTTGGTGTTTTGCGGTGCCCTGCGGCCTATATCTATCCTGTCTAGGAATGCTAAATCTCAGGTGTCTTTCAATTGTTTTTGATCTAGACGAGACACTTATTGTGGCAAACACTATGAAATCTTTTGAGGATAGAATTGAAGCTCTTCGACTTTGGATTGGGCGAGAGACAGATCCATTGCGTATATCTGGAATGTCTGCTGAACTCAAGCGGTACATGGATGATCGGTCGCTGTTGAAACAGTATATTGAGCACGATACAGTAAATGATAATGGAAGGATTTTCAAGGTGCAGCTGGAGGAGGTTCCTCCACTAAACGGCAACTGCGAGAAAGTAGTTCGTCCTATAATTAGATTGCAGGACAAGAATATTGTCCTTACTCGCATCAACCCAGAG ATTCGTGATACCAGTGTTCTTGTGAGGTTACGTCCTGCATGGGAAGAATTAAGAAGCTATTTGATTGCTAGGGGTCGTAAGCGATTTGAAGTTTATGTATGTACGATGGCTGAAAGAGATTATGCATTAGAAATGTGGAGGCTTCTTGATCCAGAAGCTCACCTCATTGCAACAAAACAGCTTCTTGATCGTGTTGTTTGTGTTAAATCAG GTTCTAGGAAATCTTTGCTGAATGTCTTCCAATCCGGTTCATGTCATCCAAAGATGGCCATGGTTATTGATGACCGTTCAAAGGTTTGGGAAGACAAAGACCAACCGCGTGTTCATGTAGTTCCAGCATTTACGCCTTACTATGCTCCTCAAGCAGAG GCAGCAAGTGTGGTCCCTGTTCTTTGTGTGGCAAGGAATGTTGCATGCGATGTCAGGGGTTGTTACTTCAA AGAATTTGATGAGAGTTTGTTGCGACGGATTCTCGAAATTTCTTATGAAGATGAAGTGGCTGATCTACCTCCTGCTCCTGATGTGAGCAGCTACTTGATGTCAGAG GAAGCTGGCTTTGTATCCAATGAGAATGTGAATGCTCCAATTTGTGAAGGAATGAATGGTGTCGAAGTGGAAAGGAGACTGAATCAACCG GATGATAAGCATGTAATAGACATGGCCAATAACCCTACTACAAGCCAAACGGATGTTCGAGCAGATACTCCTCAGTTGCCGCTGCCTCTTAATACGAATGTCATTGGACCAAAATCTTTAAGAACCTTACTGCCTTCTCAAA AGCCTGGTTTGCTCGGGGCCCCTATCAGACGAGATCTCTCTGCTGATCATGACATGAAGAGAGGACTCCTTGCAATGAAACCTGGTATAGATCTCAGGACACAGAACTTCGGTGATCCCCCAATTCTCTCCAGAATGCCCGGACATTTACCACCATGCGGATTACAGGTTCAAGGAAGTTCATTAGTGGATGACGACTCCAGTAAAGGACCTCAAAATAGTCGATCTTCAGGCCTCGTTCAAGAGTCTGATGCTTCAAAAGCTGATAAACCACGGTCTAGCAACAATTCACAAG TTCTGGCAGGAGTTGCTATATCTCAAAATCGAGCAACTAGCAATAACAAAGAGTATCAAACTGAAGCAGGGAAAGTTACCATACCTCCGCCCCCTTCTTTATACATTGGAGTTCTACAAGATATTGGTCGTAGATGTAGCTCAAAG GTTGAGTTCAAAACTGTTGTCAGTACCAGCAAGGATTTGCAATTTTCAGTTGAG GTTTTGTTTACTGGCGAGAAGATTGGTGTTGGATTGGGTAAGACAAGGAAAGATGCTCAACAACAAGCTGCTGAGAATGCGCTTCACAATTTGGCAG ATAAGTATGCTGCACATATGAAGCCTCTTTTGGGACCCGTGGATACAGATCTCGATAAGCTTTCTATTGGAGCCGAAAATGGATTTTTATGGGACACTGTTGCTCCTGCAGTTAACGAATTGCCGAAGGAAGATGTTTCGCATAAAGAGAACAACTCCGAG GCTTCTGATGAACCTGGGAGTGCCAATTCTGATTCGGCAaatcagcagcagcagcagcagcatgtTCAGAAGCGGCTGAGTTCCCCAAG ATCATTTCCAAGTAAACGATCAAAGGAAGATGAAGTACATGGGCCACAATATCTTGCAGCAGCTTCGTGGCAGCAGCAGAAGAATGGCCATTCCATTACttga
- the LOC111804005 gene encoding RNA polymerase II C-terminal domain phosphatase-like 2 isoform X2 yields MSRLGFKSVVFHGDVRLGELDAIPATDQNFQFPNNEIRIHRISPPSERCPPLSVLQTISSFSLRSKLQSSLPVEQPHLIQLHYSCFHELKTAIVLIGDEEIHLVAMPSKQKNFPCFWCFAVPCGLYLSCLGMLNLRCLSIVFDLDETLIVANTMKSFEDRIEALRLWIGRETDPLRISGMSAELKRYMDDRSLLKQYIEHDTVNDNGRIFKVQLEEVPPLNGNCEKVVRPIIRLQDKNIVLTRINPEIRDTSVLVRLRPAWEELRSYLIARGRKRFEVYVCTMAERDYALEMWRLLDPEAHLIATKQLLDRVVCVKSGSRKSLLNVFQSGSCHPKMAMVIDDRSKVWEDKDQPRVHVVPAFTPYYAPQAEAASVVPVLCVARNVACDVRGCYFKEFDESLLRRILEISYEDEVADLPPAPDVSSYLMSEEAGFVSNENVNAPICEGMNGVEVERRLNQPDDKHVIDMANNPTTSQTDVRADTPQLPLPLNTNVIGPKSLRTLLPSQKPGLLGAPIRRDLSADHDMKRGLLAMKPGIDLRTQNFGDPPILSRMPGHLPPCGLQVQGSSLVDDDSSKGPQNSRSSGLVQESDASKADKPRSSNNSQGVAISQNRATSNNKEYQTEAGKVTIPPPPSLYIGVLQDIGRRCSSKVEFKTVVSTSKDLQFSVEVLFTGEKIGVGLGKTRKDAQQQAAENALHNLADKYAAHMKPLLGPVDTDLDKLSIGAENGFLWDTVAPAVNELPKEDVSHKENNSEASDEPGSANSDSANQQQQQQHVQKRLSSPRSFPSKRSKEDEVHGPQYLAAASWQQQKNGHSIT; encoded by the exons ATGAGCCGCTTAGGGTTCAAATCGGTGGTCTTTCACGGCGACGTGCGTCTTGGGGAACTAGACGCTATTCCGGCGACAGACCAGAATTTTCAGTTTCCGAACAACGAGATTAGAATCCACCGCATATCGCCGCCCAGTGAGAGATGCCCTCCCCTTTCAGTTCTTCAGacaatttcttcattttctctcaGGTCTAAGCTACAATCTTCCTTGCCTGTTGAGCAGCCGCACTTGATCCAGCTTCACTACTCCTGCTTCCATGAATTGAAG ACGGCAATTGTGTTGATTGGGGACGAGGAAATTCACCTGGTTGCAATGCCGAGCAAGCAAAAGAACTTTCCGTGCTTTTGGTGTTTTGCGGTGCCCTGCGGCCTATATCTATCCTGTCTAGGAATGCTAAATCTCAGGTGTCTTTCAATTGTTTTTGATCTAGACGAGACACTTATTGTGGCAAACACTATGAAATCTTTTGAGGATAGAATTGAAGCTCTTCGACTTTGGATTGGGCGAGAGACAGATCCATTGCGTATATCTGGAATGTCTGCTGAACTCAAGCGGTACATGGATGATCGGTCGCTGTTGAAACAGTATATTGAGCACGATACAGTAAATGATAATGGAAGGATTTTCAAGGTGCAGCTGGAGGAGGTTCCTCCACTAAACGGCAACTGCGAGAAAGTAGTTCGTCCTATAATTAGATTGCAGGACAAGAATATTGTCCTTACTCGCATCAACCCAGAG ATTCGTGATACCAGTGTTCTTGTGAGGTTACGTCCTGCATGGGAAGAATTAAGAAGCTATTTGATTGCTAGGGGTCGTAAGCGATTTGAAGTTTATGTATGTACGATGGCTGAAAGAGATTATGCATTAGAAATGTGGAGGCTTCTTGATCCAGAAGCTCACCTCATTGCAACAAAACAGCTTCTTGATCGTGTTGTTTGTGTTAAATCAG GTTCTAGGAAATCTTTGCTGAATGTCTTCCAATCCGGTTCATGTCATCCAAAGATGGCCATGGTTATTGATGACCGTTCAAAGGTTTGGGAAGACAAAGACCAACCGCGTGTTCATGTAGTTCCAGCATTTACGCCTTACTATGCTCCTCAAGCAGAG GCAGCAAGTGTGGTCCCTGTTCTTTGTGTGGCAAGGAATGTTGCATGCGATGTCAGGGGTTGTTACTTCAA AGAATTTGATGAGAGTTTGTTGCGACGGATTCTCGAAATTTCTTATGAAGATGAAGTGGCTGATCTACCTCCTGCTCCTGATGTGAGCAGCTACTTGATGTCAGAG GAAGCTGGCTTTGTATCCAATGAGAATGTGAATGCTCCAATTTGTGAAGGAATGAATGGTGTCGAAGTGGAAAGGAGACTGAATCAACCG GATGATAAGCATGTAATAGACATGGCCAATAACCCTACTACAAGCCAAACGGATGTTCGAGCAGATACTCCTCAGTTGCCGCTGCCTCTTAATACGAATGTCATTGGACCAAAATCTTTAAGAACCTTACTGCCTTCTCAAA AGCCTGGTTTGCTCGGGGCCCCTATCAGACGAGATCTCTCTGCTGATCATGACATGAAGAGAGGACTCCTTGCAATGAAACCTGGTATAGATCTCAGGACACAGAACTTCGGTGATCCCCCAATTCTCTCCAGAATGCCCGGACATTTACCACCATGCGGATTACAGGTTCAAGGAAGTTCATTAGTGGATGACGACTCCAGTAAAGGACCTCAAAATAGTCGATCTTCAGGCCTCGTTCAAGAGTCTGATGCTTCAAAAGCTGATAAACCACGGTCTAGCAACAATTCACAAG GAGTTGCTATATCTCAAAATCGAGCAACTAGCAATAACAAAGAGTATCAAACTGAAGCAGGGAAAGTTACCATACCTCCGCCCCCTTCTTTATACATTGGAGTTCTACAAGATATTGGTCGTAGATGTAGCTCAAAG GTTGAGTTCAAAACTGTTGTCAGTACCAGCAAGGATTTGCAATTTTCAGTTGAG GTTTTGTTTACTGGCGAGAAGATTGGTGTTGGATTGGGTAAGACAAGGAAAGATGCTCAACAACAAGCTGCTGAGAATGCGCTTCACAATTTGGCAG ATAAGTATGCTGCACATATGAAGCCTCTTTTGGGACCCGTGGATACAGATCTCGATAAGCTTTCTATTGGAGCCGAAAATGGATTTTTATGGGACACTGTTGCTCCTGCAGTTAACGAATTGCCGAAGGAAGATGTTTCGCATAAAGAGAACAACTCCGAG GCTTCTGATGAACCTGGGAGTGCCAATTCTGATTCGGCAaatcagcagcagcagcagcagcatgtTCAGAAGCGGCTGAGTTCCCCAAG ATCATTTCCAAGTAAACGATCAAAGGAAGATGAAGTACATGGGCCACAATATCTTGCAGCAGCTTCGTGGCAGCAGCAGAAGAATGGCCATTCCATTACttga
- the LOC111804213 gene encoding chlorophyll a-b binding protein CP29.1, chloroplastic-like yields MATATAAATSSFIGTRLVDVRPSSARVQARFGFGKKKAPAKKSPPSKTISDRPLWFPGAKAPEWLDGSLVGDYGFDPFGLGKPAEYLQYDLDSLDQNLAKNVAGDIIGTRFESADVKSTPFQPYSEVFGLQRFRECELIHGRWAMLATLGALAVEGLTGITWQDAGKVELVEGSSYLGQPLPFSLTTLIWIEVLVIGYIEFQRNAELDPEKRLYPGGKFFDPLGLAEDPEKKAVLQLAEIKHARLAMVAFLGFAVQAAVTGKGPLNNWATHLSDPLHTTIIDNFSS; encoded by the exons AtggccaccgccaccgccgccgcaaCCTCCTCCTTCATCGGAACACGCCTCGTCGACGTGCGGCCGAGTTCCGCCCGAGTCCAAGCCCGATTCGGATTCGGTAAGAAAAAAGCTCCAGCAAAGAAATCGCCGCCGTCGAAAACGATATCCGACCGTCCGCTGTGGTTTCCAGGAGCCAAGGCGCCGGAATGGCTGGACGGAAGCTTGGTCGGCGACTACGGATTCGATCCGTTCGGGCTGGGGAAACCGGCAGAGTATTTGCAGTACGATTTGGACTCGTTGGACCAGAACTTGGCGAAGAATGTGGCGGGAGATATAATCGGGACGAGATTTGAGAGCGCCGACGTGAAATCGACGCCGTTTCAGCCGTACTCGGAGGTTTTTGGATTGCAGAGATTCCGTGAGTGCGAGCTGATCCATGGAAGATGGGCGATGTTGGCCACACTCGGCGCTCTCGCCGTTGAAGGCCTCACTGGTATCACTTGGCAAGACGCCGGAAAg GTGGAATTAGTGGAAGGTTCGTCGTACCTTGGGCAGCCGCTGCCCTTCTCCCTGACCACACTGATCTGGATCGAGGTTCTGGTGATCGGATACATCGAGTTTCAAAGGAACGCCGAGCTGGACCCGGAGAAGAGGCTGTACCCAGGAGGCAAGTTCTTCGACCCCTTGGGCTTAGCCGAGGATCCCGAGAAGAAAGCGGTCCTACAATTGGCGGAGATCAAGCACGCTCGCCTAGCCATGGTTGCCTTCCTAGGCTTTGCGGTTCAGGCTGCTGTCACTGGCAAAGGCCCCCTCAACAACTGGGCCACCCACCTCAGCGACCCACTCCACACCACCATCATTGACAACTTCTCCTCTTGA
- the LOC111803783 gene encoding shaggy-related protein kinase kappa produces MNRDKIMASASLGNGGVGSSRSINGFKGSSSSVDWLGREMLEMRLRDKADTDEDRDSEPDIIDGVGAEAGHVIRTTIGGRNGQSKQTISYIAEHVVGTGSFGVVFQAKCRETGEIVAIKKVLQDKRYKNRELQIMQMLDHPNIVCLKHCFFSTTDKEELYLNLVLEFVPETVNRIARNYSRISQRMPLIYVKLYTYQICRALAYLHNCIGICHRDIKPQNLLVNPHTHQLKICDFGSAKVLVKGEPNVSYICSRYYRAPELIFGATEYTTAIDIWSTGCVMAELLLGKPLFPGESGVDQLVEIIKVLGTPTREEIKCMNPNYTEFKFPQIKPHPWHKVFQKRLPPEAVDLVCRFFQYSPNLRCTALEACVHPFFDELRDPNTRLPNGRPLPPLFNFKPQELAGIPPDTMNRLIPEHARKQNLFMALHT; encoded by the exons ATGAACCGAGATAAGATAATGGCGTCTGCAAGCCTAGGAAATGGGGGAGTTGGCAGTTCTAGGTCTATCAATGGCTTCAAGGGTTCATCTAGTTCAGTTGACTGGCTTGGAAGAGAGATGCTTGAGATGAGGCTAAGGGATAAGGCAGATACTGATGAGGACAGA GATAGTGAGCCAGATATCATTGATGGAGTGGGTGCAGAAGCAGGGCATGTGATAAGAACCACTATCGGTGGTCGAAATGGTCAATCTAAGCAG ACTATCAGTTATATTGCAGAACATGTAGTTGGAACTGGTTCTTTTGGTGTTGTTTTTCAA GCAAAATGTAGAGAAACTGGAGAAATTGTTGCAATCAAGAAGGTTCTTCAAGACAAGCGATACAAGAACAGGGAGCTGCAGATTATGCAAATGTTGGATCACCCAAATATTGTTTGCCTAAAGCATTGTTTCTTTTCAACAACAGACAAAGAAGAGCTCTATTTGAACCTTGTGCTTGAATTTGTTCCTGAAACTGTCAACCGAATTGCAAGGAACTACAGCAGGATCAGTCAGCGAATGCCCTTAATATATGTTAAACTTTATACCTATCAG ATATGTAGGGCACTGGCTTACTTACATAATTGCATTGGTATCTGTCACCGAGATATCAAACCTCAAAACTTACTT GTGAATCCACATACACATCAGCTCAAAATTTGCGACTTTGGGAGTGCTAAAGTCTTG GTTAAAGGGGAACCTAATGTTTCATACATCTGCTCAAGATACTACCGTGCCCCAGAACTCATATTTGGTGCCACTGAGTACACTACTGCGATTGATATATGGTCAACAGGATGTGTGATGGCTGAGCTACTTTTAGGAAAG CCCCTTTTTCCTGGTGAAAGTGGAGTTGACCAATTAGTTGAGATTATCAAG GTTTTGGGGACTCCAACcagagaagaaataaaatgcATGAATCCAAATTACACTGAGTTCAAATTCCCACAGATTAAGCCCCACCCCTGGCATAAG GTTTTCCAGAAACGTCTACCTCCTGAAGCCGTGGACCTTGTGTGCAGGTTTTTCCAGTATTCACCTAATTTGCGGTGTACTGCT TTGGAAgcttgtgtccaccccttcTTTGATGAGTTAAGAGACCCAAACACACGCCTTCCTAATGGCCGCCCACTTCctccattatttaattttaagccTCAGG AGCTTGCTGGTATACCACCGGATACCATGAATCGACTTATCCCGGAGCATGCTCGTAAGCAGAACTTGTTCATGGCTTTGCATACCTAG
- the LOC111803216 gene encoding serine/threonine-protein phosphatase 4 regulatory subunit 3-like isoform X2 codes for MSVSEITEDEEEVSKFIDPEVQKERIRQILKYQKSVYSSSSSSSSSSSSSSSSSISTSASSSRSCSLLDLMKAGNTSLRRLFDMQHTSLATYFDKYSGSPTIKPIPLWGSDSDVETCDAWASIKIGLSHDSRSRGTNCTSNGIFMDRNTGPRNSTVRVNKHKLTRKKSFRKLPGFGLLWRSGRFRVRIRWRRLRIMICGPSSG; via the exons ATGTCAGTATCAGAGATAACTGAGGATGAAGAAGAGGTATCTAAGTTTATTGATCCTGAAGTCCAAAAGGAAAGAATCCGACAAATACTCAAGTACCAGAAATCTGTgtattcttcatcttcatcttcatcttcatcttcatcttcatcttcatcttcttctatcTCAACCTCGGCATCATCTTCCAGAAGCTGTAGTTTACTAGACTTGATGAAAGCAGGAAACACTTCTCTCAGGAGATTATTTGACATGCAGCATACTAGTTTGGCCACCTATTTTGATAAGTACAGTGGATCACCCACGATAAAGCCTATACCATTATGGGGCAGTGATTCTGATGTAGAAACCTGTGATGCTTGGGCATCCATCAAGATCGGACTCTCACATGATTCTAGATCTCGCGGAACTAATTGCACATCAAATGGTATTTTCATGGACAGAAACACAGGGCCTCGGAATAGCACGGTAAGGGTTAACAAACACAAGTTAACTAGGAAAAAGTCATTTCGGAAGCTACCTGGATTTGGTCTGCTATGGAGAAGCGGAAGATTTAGAGTCCGGATCAGGTGGAGACGACTTCGAATTATGATATGTG GCCCCAGCTCCGGCTAG